A window of the Lolium perenne isolate Kyuss_39 chromosome 7, Kyuss_2.0, whole genome shotgun sequence genome harbors these coding sequences:
- the LOC127317324 gene encoding glutamate receptor 3.4 isoform X1, whose translation MGADLLLFLFLTLAAAAAAAGQRPSTVTVGALFTYESTIGRAARLAIELAVDDVNADNVVLAGTKLNLISHDTNCSSFLGTIEALELMEKKVIAVIGPQSSGISHVISHVVNELHVPLLSFAATDSTLSASEYPYFLRGTISDYFQMHAVASIVDYYQWKQVTAIFVDDDYGRSGVSVLGDALAAKRARISYKATIPPNSDADVITDILFRANMMESRVFAVHVNPDTGMRLFSIAKKLQMMTSGYVWIVTDWLAAVLDSSRSRDLNDMSHIQGIIFLRHHTPESDAKTKFISKWNNVARNRSIDSALNSYGFYAYDSVWIVARAIDRFLNSGQQINFSTDPKLDDSNGSTLRLSTLKIFDGGEQLLQQLLLTNITGLTGQVRFDSDRNLVQPAYDILNVGGSGSRLIGYWSNYSGLSVIYPEILYRKPPNTSTSTQRLYSVVWPGDTTTKPRGWVFPNNGQPLRVGVPNKPSFKELVSGGTGHDNVSGYNIDIFNAAIKLLPYPVSCEFISIGDGISNPNYDNIISRVSTNHLDAAVGDFSIVRNRTKIAEFTQPYIEAGLVVVAPIRRETSSAWAFLKPFTVEMWCVTGALFLFVGVVVWILEHRTNVEFRGSPQQQVGTIFWFSFSTMFFAHRQDTVTALGRFVLIIWLFVVLIINSSYTASLTSILTVQQLVTGITGIDNLIASGLPIGYQTGKFTRNYLIQELNVPESRLVPLSTVQEYADALNRGPKNGGVAAIVDEMPYVKIFLSSHCNFRIVGQEFTKEGWGFAFQRDSPLATDLSTAILELSESGQLLRIHDKWFTDPSCSSEDSGLGAVRLSLGSFWGLFMVCALICVFAVMIFFARVCWQYSKYSSSGAVEPVDAAAVTAVIVGEIQPTKPKPTRLASVKELMQFVDKKEEEIKKIMERRSSIKDTRAAGSADSSAKKVLADFKSFR comes from the exons ATGGGCGCCGACCTGCTGCTGTTTCTGTTCCTGAcgctcgctgccgccgccgcggcAGCGGGGCAGCGGCCGAGCACGGTGACCGTTGGCGCGCTCTTCACGTATGAGTCAACCATTGGCCGCGCGGCACGGCTCGCCATCGAGCTTGCCGTCGACGACGTCAACGCGGACAACGTCGTGCTCGCCGGGACCAAACTGAATTTGATCAGCCACGACACCAATTGCAGCAGTTTTCTTGGAACCATCGAAG CATTGGAACTAATGGAGAAAAAAGTGATTGCTGTCATTGGCCCACAATCATCTGGAATAAGCCATGTCATCTCGCATGTTGTTAATGAGCTGCATGTTCCACTTCTATCATTCGCAGCAACTGATTCAACCCTATCCGCATCGGAATATCCTTACTTTTTAAGGGGTACCATTAGTGACTACTTCCAAATGCACGCTGTAGCTAGCATTGTTGATTACTACCAATGGAAACAGGTAACTGCTAtatttgttgatgatgattatggaCGAAGTGGGGTCTCGGTCCTCGGAGATGCACTTGCAGCAAAGCGGGCAAGAATTTCATATAAAGCTACCATTCCTCCAAATTCAGACGCAGACGTGATCACTGATATACTCTTTAGAGCAAACATGATGGAATCAAGGGTGTTTGCTGTGCATGTCAATCCTGATACAGGGATGAGACTATTTTCTATTGCTAAGAAGCTCCAGATGATGACTAGTGGCTATGTGTGGATAGTAACCGATTGGCTAGCTGCTGTCCTGGACTCCTCAAGGTCTAGAGATCTTAATGACATGAGTCATATCCAAGGGATAATATTTCTTCGTCACCATACTCCTGAGTCTGATGCCAAGACAAAGTTCATATCTAAATGGAATAATGTGGCTCGTAATAGGAGTATTGATTCTGCCTTGAATTCGTATGGTTTTTATGCATATGACTCAGTATGGATTGTTGCCCGTGCTATCGATCGATTTCTAAATAGCGGCCAGCAGATTAATTTCTCTACAGATCCAAAGTTGGACGATTCAAATGGAAGCACTTTGCGTCTATCAACTCTTAAGATATTTGATGGTGGTGAGCAGTTGCTACAGCAACTTCTGCTCACAAACATTACAGGCCTAACAGGTCAGGTTCGGTTTGACTCAGATCGCAACTTGGTACAACCAGCTTATGATATCCTTAACGTTGGTGGTTCCGGGTCCCGTTTGATTGGATATTGGAGTAATTACTCTGGCCTTTCTGTTATTTATCCTGAAATTTTGTATCGGAAGCCACCAAATACGTCAACAAGTACCCAGCGGCTGTACAGTGTGGTGTGGCCAGGTGACACTACTACTAAGCCTAGGGGGTGGGTTTTTCCAAACAATGGCCAGCCCCTCCGAGTTGGTGTTCCAAATAAACCAAGTTTTAAGGAGTTGGTGTCAGGTGGCACTGGCCATGATAATGTGAGCGGTTACAACATTGATATATTCAACGCAGCAATTAAACTGCTTCCGTACCCAGTTTCTTGTGAATTCATATCAATTGGGGATGGCATAAGTAATCCTAACTATGACAACATTATTAGTAGGGTATCCACCAAT CACCTTGATGCAGCTGTAGGTGACTTCTCCATTGTGAGAAACAGGACGAAGATTGCAGAGTTCACACAACCTTATATCGAGGCGGGACTCGTGGTAGTAGCGCCAATCAGACGAGAAACTTCAAGTGCCTGGGCTTTCCTTAAACCTTTCACAGTAGAGATGTGGTGTGTAACAGGTGCTCTTTTTCTTTTTGTGGGAGTAGTTGTTTGGATTCTCGAACATCGAACTAATGTAGAGTTTCGAGGCTCACCACAACAACAAGTCGGAACAATATTTTG GTTCAGTTTCTCAACAATGTTCTTTGCACACA GACAGGACACAGTAACAGCTCTTGGGCGTTTTGTGCTAATCATATGGTTGTTCGTCGTGCTGATCATCAATTCAAGTTACACTGCTAGCCTGACATCAATCCTCACAGTCCAGCAACTTGTAACTGGAATAACTGGGATTGACAATTTGATTGCAAGCGGTTTACCTATCGGATACCAGACTGGAAAATTCACCAGAAACTACCTGATCCAGGAGCTGAACGTTCCTGAATCTCGATTGGTACCATTGAGCACGGTACAGGAGTATGCTGATGCCCTTAATCGTGGACCAAAGAATGGAGGCGTTGCTGCAATTGTTGATGAGATGCCATACGTTAAGATCTTCCTTTCATCCCACTGCAACTTCAGAATAGTCGGCCAGGAGTTCACCAAGGAGGGATGGGGATTT GCATTCCAGAGGGATTCTCCCCTTGCTACAGACTTATCGACCGCCATCCTTGAACTTTCAGAGAGTGGCCAGCTTCTGAGAATTCACGACAAGTGGTTCACAGATCCGAGTTGCAGCTCCGAGGACAGTGGGTTGGGAGCAGTCCGGCtgagcctcggaagcttctggggCCTCTTCATGGTGTGCGCTCTGATATGTGTCTTCGCTGTCATGATCTTCTTCGCGAGAGTGTGCTGGCAGTACAGCAAGTACTCCAGCTCTGGAGCCGTTGAGCCAGTCGACGCTGCTGCTGTCACTGCTGTTATTGTTGGTGAAATACAGCCGACGAAGCCAAAGCCCACGCGCCTTGCAAGCGTCAAAGAACTGATgcagtttgtcgacaagaaggaggaGGAGATCAAGAAAATCATGGAACGGAGATCGAGCATAAAGGATACTAGGGCCGCTGGATCTGCGGACTCTTCAGCGAAGAAGGTTCTCGCAGATTTTAAGTCTTTCAGATGA
- the LOC127317324 gene encoding glutamate receptor 3.5 isoform X2: MGADLLLFLFLTLAAAAAAAGQRPSTVTVGALFTYESTIGRAARLAIELAVDDVNADNVVLAGTKLNLISHDTNCSSFLGTIEALELMEKKVIAVIGPQSSGISHVISHVVNELHVPLLSFAATDSTLSASEYPYFLRGTISDYFQMHAVASIVDYYQWKQVTAIFVDDDYGRSGVSVLGDALAAKRARISYKATIPPNSDADVITDILFRANMMESRVFAVHVNPDTGMRLFSIAKKLQMMTSGYVWIVTDWLAAVLDSSRSRDLNDMSHIQGIIFLRHHTPESDAKTKFISKWNNVARNRSIDSALNSYGFYAYDSVWIVARAIDRFLNSGQQINFSTDPKLDDSNGSTLRLSTLKIFDGGEQLLQQLLLTNITGLTGQVRFDSDRNLVQPAYDILNVGGSGSRLIGYWSNYSGLSVIYPEILYRKPPNTSTSTQRLYSVVWPGDTTTKPRGWVFPNNGQPLRVGVPNKPSFKELVSGGTGHDNVSGYNIDIFNAAIKLLPYPVSCEFISIGDGISNPNYDNIISRVSTNHLDAAVGDFSIVRNRTKIAEFTQPYIEAGLVVVAPIRRETSSAWAFLKPFTVEMWCVTGALFLFVGVVVWILEHRTNVEFRGSPQQQVGTIFWFSFSTMFFAHRHSNSSWAFCANHMVVRRADHQFKLHC; the protein is encoded by the exons ATGGGCGCCGACCTGCTGCTGTTTCTGTTCCTGAcgctcgctgccgccgccgcggcAGCGGGGCAGCGGCCGAGCACGGTGACCGTTGGCGCGCTCTTCACGTATGAGTCAACCATTGGCCGCGCGGCACGGCTCGCCATCGAGCTTGCCGTCGACGACGTCAACGCGGACAACGTCGTGCTCGCCGGGACCAAACTGAATTTGATCAGCCACGACACCAATTGCAGCAGTTTTCTTGGAACCATCGAAG CATTGGAACTAATGGAGAAAAAAGTGATTGCTGTCATTGGCCCACAATCATCTGGAATAAGCCATGTCATCTCGCATGTTGTTAATGAGCTGCATGTTCCACTTCTATCATTCGCAGCAACTGATTCAACCCTATCCGCATCGGAATATCCTTACTTTTTAAGGGGTACCATTAGTGACTACTTCCAAATGCACGCTGTAGCTAGCATTGTTGATTACTACCAATGGAAACAGGTAACTGCTAtatttgttgatgatgattatggaCGAAGTGGGGTCTCGGTCCTCGGAGATGCACTTGCAGCAAAGCGGGCAAGAATTTCATATAAAGCTACCATTCCTCCAAATTCAGACGCAGACGTGATCACTGATATACTCTTTAGAGCAAACATGATGGAATCAAGGGTGTTTGCTGTGCATGTCAATCCTGATACAGGGATGAGACTATTTTCTATTGCTAAGAAGCTCCAGATGATGACTAGTGGCTATGTGTGGATAGTAACCGATTGGCTAGCTGCTGTCCTGGACTCCTCAAGGTCTAGAGATCTTAATGACATGAGTCATATCCAAGGGATAATATTTCTTCGTCACCATACTCCTGAGTCTGATGCCAAGACAAAGTTCATATCTAAATGGAATAATGTGGCTCGTAATAGGAGTATTGATTCTGCCTTGAATTCGTATGGTTTTTATGCATATGACTCAGTATGGATTGTTGCCCGTGCTATCGATCGATTTCTAAATAGCGGCCAGCAGATTAATTTCTCTACAGATCCAAAGTTGGACGATTCAAATGGAAGCACTTTGCGTCTATCAACTCTTAAGATATTTGATGGTGGTGAGCAGTTGCTACAGCAACTTCTGCTCACAAACATTACAGGCCTAACAGGTCAGGTTCGGTTTGACTCAGATCGCAACTTGGTACAACCAGCTTATGATATCCTTAACGTTGGTGGTTCCGGGTCCCGTTTGATTGGATATTGGAGTAATTACTCTGGCCTTTCTGTTATTTATCCTGAAATTTTGTATCGGAAGCCACCAAATACGTCAACAAGTACCCAGCGGCTGTACAGTGTGGTGTGGCCAGGTGACACTACTACTAAGCCTAGGGGGTGGGTTTTTCCAAACAATGGCCAGCCCCTCCGAGTTGGTGTTCCAAATAAACCAAGTTTTAAGGAGTTGGTGTCAGGTGGCACTGGCCATGATAATGTGAGCGGTTACAACATTGATATATTCAACGCAGCAATTAAACTGCTTCCGTACCCAGTTTCTTGTGAATTCATATCAATTGGGGATGGCATAAGTAATCCTAACTATGACAACATTATTAGTAGGGTATCCACCAAT CACCTTGATGCAGCTGTAGGTGACTTCTCCATTGTGAGAAACAGGACGAAGATTGCAGAGTTCACACAACCTTATATCGAGGCGGGACTCGTGGTAGTAGCGCCAATCAGACGAGAAACTTCAAGTGCCTGGGCTTTCCTTAAACCTTTCACAGTAGAGATGTGGTGTGTAACAGGTGCTCTTTTTCTTTTTGTGGGAGTAGTTGTTTGGATTCTCGAACATCGAACTAATGTAGAGTTTCGAGGCTCACCACAACAACAAGTCGGAACAATATTTTG GTTCAGTTTCTCAACAATGTTCTTTGCACACA GACACAGTAACAGCTCTTGGGCGTTTTGTGCTAATCATATGGTTGTTCGTCGTGCTGATCATCAATTCAAGTTACACTGCTAG